A stretch of Chitinivibrionales bacterium DNA encodes these proteins:
- a CDS encoding serine/threonine-protein kinase has translation MPFTLSDYADIKELAKGGMGKIYLATQLSLNRKVVIKEMAAGLLTTKNEIKRFENEARAGAALNHDHIVRIYDFGEEKSSFYIAMEFIDGPDLDALLKDADFPRQIGMMILQQALKGLAFAHEQGIVHRDVKPANILVSRNGAVKMVDFGLAYAGAQSGHMTVTGSIVGTPVYMSPELVKGEETRDRCMDIWAAGVILYRIVTGKFPFSGETVPATLISIIQDKETPAGEIDPTLPQSISSLLNSSLEKEHPKRLASLGPLIEAMQNYFFEIGIRDPVDAIKKYLADRKASVAELAPLLARYHLVKGEECSRDKRHAAAQAHFQMAKKHDPKNKDIAEALRSQQDYMGSLTAETATVPGGMLSQVRARQRKKKRLGIHVLTVGAAIVSLGIIFAGALAIFDPDTWHAMKAPVVGAFGRIFTFTPLSPSSLQGPAQVQASDSMKKDGRATQTAAQTATAKSDSAAMTPVADTAAVHSQTAKDSTISPPPAPLPQAQEPAGGKALAASGALKSLVKVPETVSGLVKVQVNAAGAMVMVDDRLISAKEMNGIMLTAGTHLVTATADGYTPSTASVTVFGSDTHLVAISLTPDKKSGALEVVSDIAAEIYIDGEFKGNAPTGAPIVLSEGQHTVTFKRPGFTPYVKTVAIKTGETARVKVEGGKEGGK, from the coding sequence ATGCCCTTCACCCTCTCCGACTACGCCGACATAAAAGAACTCGCCAAGGGCGGAATGGGCAAGATCTATCTCGCCACGCAGCTCTCCCTCAATCGCAAGGTTGTCATAAAGGAAATGGCGGCCGGGCTCCTCACCACGAAAAACGAGATCAAGCGGTTCGAGAACGAGGCGCGCGCCGGCGCGGCGCTTAACCACGACCACATCGTGCGGATCTACGATTTCGGCGAGGAGAAAAGTTCATTTTACATCGCCATGGAATTCATCGACGGCCCGGACCTTGACGCGCTGCTCAAGGACGCCGATTTCCCCAGGCAAATCGGCATGATGATCCTGCAGCAGGCGCTCAAGGGGCTTGCGTTCGCGCACGAGCAGGGGATCGTGCACCGCGACGTGAAACCCGCCAACATCCTCGTGTCGCGCAACGGCGCCGTGAAAATGGTGGATTTCGGGCTTGCCTACGCGGGCGCGCAATCGGGTCACATGACCGTCACGGGGTCGATCGTGGGCACTCCAGTGTACATGTCGCCCGAGTTGGTGAAGGGCGAGGAGACGCGCGACCGGTGCATGGACATCTGGGCTGCCGGAGTGATCCTGTACCGCATCGTCACGGGCAAATTTCCCTTTTCCGGAGAGACGGTGCCCGCGACGCTCATCAGCATCATCCAGGATAAGGAAACACCGGCGGGCGAGATCGATCCCACCCTGCCGCAAAGCATTTCGAGCCTGCTCAACTCATCTCTTGAGAAGGAACATCCCAAAAGGCTGGCGAGCCTGGGCCCGCTCATCGAGGCGATGCAGAATTATTTCTTTGAAATCGGCATCCGCGACCCCGTGGACGCCATAAAAAAATACCTTGCCGACAGAAAGGCCTCCGTTGCCGAGCTCGCCCCGCTGCTTGCTCGCTATCATCTTGTCAAGGGCGAGGAATGCTCGCGGGACAAGCGGCACGCGGCGGCGCAGGCGCATTTCCAAATGGCCAAAAAGCATGATCCCAAAAACAAGGACATCGCGGAAGCCCTGCGATCGCAGCAGGACTACATGGGTTCGCTCACCGCCGAGACCGCGACCGTCCCGGGCGGCATGCTTTCACAGGTCCGCGCCAGGCAGCGGAAAAAAAAGCGGTTGGGCATTCACGTGCTGACCGTGGGGGCCGCGATTGTTTCATTGGGCATTATTTTCGCGGGAGCGCTGGCGATTTTTGACCCCGACACTTGGCACGCCATGAAGGCGCCGGTGGTTGGCGCCTTCGGCAGGATTTTCACGTTCACACCGCTTTCTCCGTCGTCACTCCAAGGGCCGGCCCAGGTTCAGGCGTCCGATTCGATGAAGAAAGACGGTCGCGCGACGCAAACGGCGGCCCAAACCGCAACCGCGAAAAGCGACAGCGCTGCCATGACGCCGGTCGCTGACACGGCGGCGGTTCATTCACAAACAGCAAAGGATTCCACCATTTCTCCGCCGCCGGCGCCTCTGCCGCAGGCCCAAGAACCTGCGGGCGGAAAAGCGCTCGCCGCAAGCGGCGCACTGAAATCACTCGTAAAGGTCCCGGAAACCGTTTCCGGTCTTGTAAAGGTGCAGGTGAACGCGGCCGGCGCCATGGTGATGGTCGACGACCGGCTCATCAGCGCGAAGGAAATGAACGGCATCATGCTCACCGCCGGCACCCACCTGGTCACCGCGACCGCCGACGGGTACACGCCGTCAACCGCGAGCGTCACCGTGTTCGGCAGCGATACGCACCTGGTCGCGATCAGCCTCACGCCGGACAAAAAATCGGGCGCGCTCGAGGTGGTTTCCGACATCGCGGCCGAAATTTACATCGACGGCGAGTTCAAGGGAAACGCGCCCACCGGCGCGCCCATCGTGCTGTCCGAAGGGCAGCACACCGTGACGTTCAAGCGGCCGGGGTTCACCCCGTATGTCAAGACCGTCGCCATAAAGACGGGCGAGACGGCGCGCGTGAAGGTGGAGGGCGGGAAGGAAGGGGGGAAGTAG
- a CDS encoding lipase family protein, with the protein MKRLMLLFAPLLLSGCVANLKPRICTTGISMCPPGVCAQVSADTQVVPPPGWCGNDGKERVPIVDLKQAAQMMRLCFLSYGPDDSIRALGSVTIDSVDCGPLPHISGNKWFIWYDTVGAVKRQVVALRGTANFENLFQDFYYPKKFDAVISDWVHGGIYDAVMKVEPLVKARLVPGVRVCLTGHSLGGAMASLLALHFYKSGMNMGPLFTFAQPQVFCETTVLAYRCFPVIRFINEDDPVPYVPPTMAMPSNPSDSLNPGFHGTFRQLGDEAVLHAKGGYVYRCTHDQYRNGRLYAKRIWKAICAKDYKALLPAHMQDVYLARMNRIAAGVP; encoded by the coding sequence ATGAAACGATTGATGTTGCTCTTTGCCCCTCTCCTCTTGTCCGGCTGCGTGGCAAACCTCAAGCCGCGGATCTGCACCACCGGAATTTCAATGTGCCCTCCGGGCGTGTGCGCGCAGGTGTCCGCCGACACGCAGGTCGTTCCGCCGCCGGGATGGTGCGGAAACGACGGGAAGGAACGCGTTCCCATTGTGGACCTGAAGCAGGCGGCGCAGATGATGCGGCTCTGCTTTCTTTCGTACGGGCCCGACGATTCCATCCGCGCCCTGGGCAGCGTGACCATCGACAGCGTTGATTGCGGCCCTCTTCCGCATATCAGCGGCAACAAATGGTTCATCTGGTACGACACCGTGGGTGCGGTCAAGCGGCAGGTGGTGGCGCTGCGCGGCACTGCGAATTTCGAGAACCTGTTTCAGGATTTTTATTATCCCAAAAAGTTCGACGCTGTTATTTCCGACTGGGTGCACGGCGGGATTTACGACGCGGTCATGAAAGTGGAACCCCTGGTGAAAGCGCGGCTCGTCCCCGGCGTGCGCGTCTGCCTCACCGGACATTCGCTGGGCGGCGCCATGGCATCGCTCCTGGCGCTGCATTTTTATAAAAGCGGCATGAACATGGGGCCGCTCTTCACCTTTGCGCAGCCGCAGGTGTTCTGCGAGACCACGGTCCTTGCGTACCGTTGCTTTCCGGTAATCCGGTTTATCAACGAGGACGATCCGGTGCCCTACGTGCCGCCCACCATGGCCATGCCGTCAAACCCCTCCGATTCGCTGAACCCGGGATTCCACGGCACGTTCCGCCAGCTCGGCGACGAGGCGGTCCTGCATGCGAAAGGCGGCTACGTTTACCGGTGCACCCACGACCAATACCGCAACGGTCGGCTCTACGCGAAAAGAATATGGAAGGCCATTTGCGCAAAGGATTACAAGGCGCTTCTGCCCGCGCACATGCAGGATGTTTACCTAGCGAGGATGAACAGGATTGCGGCGGGGGTGCCGTAG
- a CDS encoding adenosine kinase, with protein sequence MQKVKPKKNTQEKLIVGIGSALVDILVRESDGFLAQAGAKKGGMTLVDSAGTIENILKQTTQKTCIVPGGSACNTILGIGKLGGRARFVGKRGGDELGALLEKALADNNVEPRLFMSPSATGRVLSIITPDAQRSMFTFLGASAETKPEEILAEQFKGAALVHIEGYLLFNEKLIRAALDAAKKAGALVSLDLASYTVVEASKNILEDLVRDYVDILIANEDEARAFTGLLEEEKALEALSQKATTAVVKVGKRGSYIAHKGKTTAIGIMGDGSAVDTTGAGDLWASGFLYGLVNGYPIDKAGKIGAACGYEVCQVVGAQIPEEGWRRIRKLL encoded by the coding sequence ATGCAAAAAGTCAAACCGAAAAAAAACACTCAAGAAAAACTCATCGTGGGTATCGGTTCGGCGCTTGTCGACATCCTGGTACGCGAAAGCGACGGCTTTCTCGCGCAGGCGGGCGCTAAAAAAGGCGGCATGACGCTGGTTGACAGCGCGGGAACCATTGAAAACATTCTGAAGCAAACGACGCAAAAGACGTGCATCGTGCCCGGCGGATCCGCCTGCAACACCATACTCGGCATCGGCAAGCTCGGCGGCAGGGCGCGGTTCGTGGGAAAGCGTGGCGGCGACGAGCTCGGCGCGCTTCTCGAAAAAGCGCTCGCCGACAACAACGTCGAACCGCGCCTGTTCATGTCGCCGTCCGCCACGGGCCGTGTGCTTTCGATCATCACGCCGGACGCGCAGCGCTCCATGTTCACGTTCCTCGGCGCATCGGCGGAGACAAAACCCGAGGAGATCCTCGCCGAACAGTTCAAGGGCGCCGCGCTCGTGCACATCGAAGGATATCTGCTGTTCAACGAGAAGCTCATCCGCGCCGCGCTTGACGCCGCGAAAAAGGCGGGCGCCCTCGTGTCGCTCGATCTCGCGAGCTACACCGTGGTCGAGGCGTCAAAAAATATTCTGGAAGACCTGGTGCGTGACTACGTTGACATCCTTATCGCCAACGAGGACGAGGCGCGGGCATTCACCGGGCTCTTGGAAGAGGAAAAAGCGCTTGAAGCGCTCTCCCAAAAGGCAACCACCGCGGTTGTCAAGGTCGGCAAACGCGGCAGCTATATCGCGCACAAGGGAAAAACCACGGCCATCGGCATCATGGGCGACGGCTCGGCCGTGGACACCACGGGCGCGGGCGATTTGTGGGCGAGCGGGTTTTTGTATGGGCTCGTCAACGGCTATCCAATTGACAAAGCGGGAAAGATCGGCGCGGCCTGCGGGTATGAGGTGTGCCAGGTGGTCGGGGCGCAGATACCGGAGGAGGGGTGGAGGAGGATTAGGAAGTTATTATAG
- the dtd gene encoding D-aminoacyl-tRNA deacylase, whose translation MRVVIQRVKKASVSVKGTVTGSITGGLLILVGIHKDDTAAKADYLAEKCANLRIFSDSHGKMNLSLADAGGAALVVSQFTLYGDCAKGRRPSFTDAAGPEKGNELYTYFVEKMKPLCGRVETGVFGAMMDVELVNDGPVTFVLDA comes from the coding sequence ATGCGCGTCGTCATCCAGCGGGTAAAAAAAGCGTCCGTATCCGTCAAGGGCACCGTGACGGGCTCCATCACCGGCGGCCTCCTCATCCTCGTCGGCATTCACAAAGACGACACCGCGGCCAAGGCCGATTATCTCGCGGAAAAATGCGCCAACCTGCGCATTTTCTCCGACAGCCATGGAAAAATGAACCTGTCCCTTGCCGACGCCGGCGGCGCCGCGCTTGTGGTGTCGCAGTTCACCCTGTACGGAGACTGCGCAAAAGGCCGCAGGCCGAGCTTCACCGATGCGGCCGGCCCGGAAAAAGGGAACGAACTTTATACCTATTTTGTCGAAAAAATGAAACCCCTGTGCGGCCGCGTCGAGACCGGCGTGTTCGGCGCCATGATGGATGTGGAGCTTGTCAACGATGGTCCGGTCACGTTTGTGCTGGATGCGTAG
- the rnhA gene encoding ribonuclease HI gives MKQVTLYTDGACSGNPGPGGYGAILSYNGKEKELYGGFRNTTNNRMELMAVIAGLESLKEQCGVTVVSDSKYVVDAMRNGWAAKWRANGWRRNKKEKALNPDLWTRLLDLCAKHTVTFTWVNGHAGHPQNERCDSMAVAAAAMPGLPEDARNC, from the coding sequence ATGAAACAAGTCACCCTCTACACCGACGGCGCGTGCTCGGGCAACCCGGGTCCGGGTGGGTACGGCGCCATCCTCTCCTATAACGGCAAGGAAAAAGAACTGTACGGCGGGTTCCGCAACACCACGAACAACCGCATGGAGCTCATGGCCGTGATCGCGGGCCTTGAGTCCCTCAAGGAACAATGCGGCGTTACCGTGGTGTCGGATTCGAAATACGTGGTTGACGCAATGAGAAACGGCTGGGCCGCCAAATGGCGCGCCAACGGCTGGAGACGCAATAAAAAGGAGAAGGCCCTCAACCCCGACCTGTGGACGCGGCTGCTTGACCTGTGCGCAAAACACACGGTGACGTTTACGTGGGTCAACGGCCACGCGGGCCACCCGCAGAACGAGCGCTGCGACAGCATGGCGGTGGCGGCGGCGGCAATGCCGGGGCTGCCGGAGGACGCGAGGAATTGTTGA
- a CDS encoding YbgC/FadM family acyl-CoA thioesterase — MKSPVNHIKIRIYYEDTDCGDVVYYANYLNYMERGRTELLRDMGFELSDLHKQGTLFVVAESHLKYHFPARYNDVLDVATSIAVHSSVTLTFHYEIRNQKGVLCVSGDVTAACVDGKGKVKRMPKEILEKLK; from the coding sequence ATGAAATCACCTGTAAATCATATTAAAATCCGCATCTACTACGAAGACACCGACTGCGGCGATGTGGTGTATTATGCGAACTATCTCAACTACATGGAGCGCGGAAGGACCGAACTGCTGCGCGACATGGGCTTCGAGCTCTCAGACCTTCACAAACAGGGCACGCTCTTCGTTGTGGCAGAATCACACCTTAAATACCACTTCCCCGCCCGCTACAACGACGTGCTGGACGTGGCCACCTCGATCGCCGTACATTCCTCAGTGACGCTCACCTTCCATTATGAAATCCGCAACCAGAAGGGCGTGCTCTGCGTAAGCGGCGACGTGACGGCGGCATGCGTTGATGGGAAGGGCAAGGTGAAGAGGATGCCGAAAGAGATTCTGGAGAAACTGAAGTAA
- a CDS encoding sigma-54 dependent transcriptional regulator, which yields MPTEPEKKTILSVTLNAKAKAGLLDEGALSGFKVINATSPAQALTLLEAERVDIVFLDIEAMPPQEMDLVHYIKTRSPHSEVVILATMDDLDAATKALRSGAAFYLMKPVRPADLKSAADKLSAKVDNLAEYRELEQRLLTDLMAGSPAMQKLLKLAMKIAPTSSTVLVCGESGSGKEFFARIIHHMSRRTDGKFVAMNCGAIPDTLFESELFGHVKGSFTGADRDRMGLVEEANLGTLFLDEVAELSPAAQVKLLRFLQERTFKRIGENMTRTVNVRIIAATNKDLAALVNEKKFREDLFYRLNVFCLHLPPLRDRKETIPNLIKLFVHKNNEVLEKNITRLSPAAEAVLANYDYPGNVRELENIIEHAMVLAEGGEITEKDLPEFMFKNRLLLEAPHRPFGAMPDVSAGTITTLEAMERMYIRQALEAMQFNYSETAKKLGISRSTLWRKIKEYKIETLENIDKLAKKIRSPK from the coding sequence ATGCCAACAGAACCCGAAAAAAAAACAATCCTTTCCGTCACGCTCAACGCCAAGGCCAAGGCAGGCCTGCTTGACGAAGGCGCATTGTCCGGCTTCAAGGTCATCAACGCGACGTCGCCGGCACAGGCGCTCACCCTACTCGAGGCGGAACGGGTCGACATCGTGTTCCTTGACATCGAGGCAATGCCGCCGCAGGAGATGGACCTCGTCCACTACATCAAGACCCGCTCGCCGCACTCCGAGGTCGTGATCCTCGCCACCATGGACGACCTTGACGCGGCGACAAAGGCGCTGCGCAGCGGCGCCGCGTTCTACCTCATGAAGCCGGTGCGTCCGGCAGACTTGAAATCGGCGGCCGACAAGCTTTCGGCCAAAGTGGACAACCTCGCCGAATACCGGGAGCTCGAGCAGCGCCTGCTCACCGACCTCATGGCGGGAAGCCCGGCCATGCAGAAGCTCCTCAAGCTCGCCATGAAGATCGCGCCCACGTCGTCGACGGTGCTCGTGTGCGGCGAAAGCGGCAGCGGCAAGGAATTTTTCGCGCGCATCATCCACCACATGTCGCGCCGCACCGACGGCAAGTTCGTGGCCATGAACTGCGGCGCGATCCCCGACACCCTGTTCGAAAGCGAGCTGTTCGGCCACGTAAAGGGCTCCTTCACCGGCGCCGACCGCGACCGCATGGGCCTCGTGGAGGAGGCGAACTTGGGAACGCTGTTTCTTGACGAAGTGGCAGAGCTCTCGCCGGCGGCGCAGGTGAAGCTGCTGCGCTTTTTGCAGGAGCGCACGTTCAAACGCATCGGCGAAAATATGACCCGCACGGTGAACGTCCGCATCATCGCCGCCACCAACAAGGACCTTGCGGCGCTCGTGAACGAAAAGAAATTCAGGGAAGACTTGTTTTACCGGCTCAACGTGTTCTGCCTGCACCTGCCGCCGCTGCGCGACCGCAAGGAGACCATCCCTAACCTCATAAAACTGTTCGTGCACAAGAACAACGAGGTGCTGGAGAAGAACATCACCAGGCTGTCGCCCGCGGCGGAGGCGGTGCTCGCGAATTACGATTATCCCGGCAATGTGCGCGAGCTCGAAAACATCATCGAGCACGCCATGGTACTCGCGGAAGGCGGCGAAATCACCGAGAAGGACCTGCCCGAGTTCATGTTCAAAAACCGCCTGCTCCTCGAGGCGCCGCACCGGCCGTTCGGCGCTATGCCGGACGTTTCGGCGGGCACCATCACCACGCTCGAGGCCATGGAGCGCATGTACATCCGGCAGGCGCTCGAGGCCATGCAGTTCAACTATTCCGAAACCGCAAAGAAGCTCGGCATCTCGCGGTCGACGCTGTGGCGGAAAATAAAGGAATACAAAATAGAAACATTGGAAAATATTGACAAACTGGCAAAAAAAATAAGGTCTCCCAAATGA
- a CDS encoding polysaccharide deacetylase family protein, translated as MKQYPSFSIVVPAYNEEDLIASCISSLKQQDYKGAFEIIVVNNASTDRTREIALSTGIRVVDEPRQGYVHALRAGFSAATGDIIACTDADTMVPAFWLSKHLSNLSIPGVVASSGTFLFHDGPSLLRLTGKVAGHLNYHFAGANAAVWRSAYVASGGLNPKVNMGADVELGLRLKRLGKLVIDRDLYVWTSGRRFQYAFFQTLWLYYLNDFGLHFFNRPVFYNFPNIRKPRFSAVHSQSILARFAVAALAILCFLWVTENNENRLFGSVLAHGQQSQPLVALTFDDGPSAYTRQILDTLSKYGVKATFFVVGKNVERHPDIARRIALEGHTLGNHTYSHPFWGPLEPPNKIQKELDAAATAIRNASGVSPEYFRPPHGWRSPWMMSLAHKEHYTVVTWTVSPDDWQHLNAKTIEQRVLSKTGGGAIILLHDGMETKLNPQRLSTVQSLPGIINGLKSRGYSFVTIPELISKSQDIFPRTMAHYSPSASLEE; from the coding sequence ATGAAGCAATATCCCTCGTTTTCCATTGTTGTGCCCGCGTACAACGAAGAAGACCTGATCGCTTCTTGCATTTCTTCGCTTAAACAGCAGGATTATAAGGGCGCGTTTGAAATCATCGTGGTGAACAATGCTTCCACCGACCGTACCCGCGAAATCGCGCTTTCCACGGGAATCAGGGTGGTGGACGAACCGCGGCAAGGATACGTGCACGCCCTTCGCGCCGGCTTCAGCGCTGCGACCGGCGACATCATCGCCTGCACCGACGCCGATACCATGGTCCCCGCGTTTTGGCTTTCAAAGCACCTGAGCAACCTTTCCATTCCCGGCGTCGTGGCGTCAAGCGGCACGTTCCTGTTCCACGACGGTCCTTCCCTGCTCCGCCTTACCGGAAAAGTCGCAGGCCATCTCAACTACCATTTTGCCGGCGCAAACGCAGCAGTGTGGCGCTCGGCCTACGTCGCGAGCGGCGGCCTCAACCCGAAAGTAAACATGGGCGCCGACGTGGAGCTCGGGCTGCGGCTCAAGCGGCTGGGCAAGCTCGTGATCGACCGTGACCTGTACGTATGGACGTCGGGGCGCAGATTCCAATACGCATTCTTCCAGACCCTGTGGCTGTACTATCTCAACGATTTCGGCCTGCATTTCTTCAACCGTCCCGTCTTCTACAACTTCCCGAACATCAGGAAACCGCGGTTCAGCGCCGTGCATTCTCAGTCCATCCTGGCAAGGTTCGCCGTTGCCGCATTGGCCATTCTTTGTTTCTTGTGGGTGACTGAAAACAACGAAAACAGGCTTTTTGGTTCGGTGTTGGCGCACGGCCAGCAAAGCCAGCCGCTGGTGGCGCTCACGTTCGACGACGGTCCGAGCGCCTATACCAGACAGATTCTCGACACACTTTCAAAATACGGAGTCAAGGCAACGTTTTTTGTCGTGGGTAAAAATGTGGAGCGACATCCGGACATTGCCAGGCGCATCGCGTTGGAAGGACACACACTGGGAAATCACACCTATTCTCACCCGTTCTGGGGTCCCCTGGAGCCGCCGAACAAAATCCAAAAGGAACTTGACGCCGCGGCAACGGCGATCCGCAACGCGAGCGGCGTGAGCCCGGAATATTTCCGGCCGCCGCACGGCTGGCGCAGCCCCTGGATGATGAGCCTGGCGCATAAAGAACATTACACCGTGGTGACGTGGACCGTTTCCCCCGACGACTGGCAGCATCTGAACGCGAAAACCATTGAGCAGCGCGTTCTCTCAAAGACCGGCGGCGGCGCCATCATACTTCTGCACGACGGCATGGAAACAAAGCTCAACCCGCAGCGGCTTTCCACGGTGCAGTCGCTTCCGGGGATCATCAACGGCCTCAAATCCCGCGGCTATTCCTTCGTGACAATTCCAGAACTCATCAGCAAATCCCAGGACATCTTCCCCCGCACCATGGCCCATTATTCCCCTTCCGCATCACTTGAGGAATAA
- a CDS encoding M23 family metallopeptidase, translated as MRKKERKEILLVPPGGSKVRPVHVPRRLVAFCFIVIAAGFAGYFIPFNSFSIDVVQRNQQKNLENQNKKLWAIIKPVRRMLDNLGDELQGLEKRRQAITGKMGTKDDAVAPARQKRREQASLGDLEARAARDENFFQGLAAMVSSRPGSFDSVPLIMPVEGKPVISARFEKELDPFTGTMKNHTGTDFIGVVGTPVIATASGTVSRVEDGKIWGKRILINHGFGYGTVYAHLGTVQAFAGKKVKKGDCIALMGLSGFTSGPHVHYEIWYRGKPVNPEDMFYPDSDALAPVALR; from the coding sequence ATGAGAAAAAAGGAAAGAAAAGAGATCCTCCTGGTGCCGCCGGGCGGTTCAAAGGTCCGTCCGGTGCACGTTCCCCGCAGGCTCGTCGCATTCTGCTTCATCGTCATCGCGGCAGGGTTTGCGGGGTATTTCATTCCCTTCAACAGCTTCTCCATCGACGTGGTGCAGCGCAACCAGCAGAAAAACCTCGAGAACCAGAACAAAAAACTGTGGGCCATCATCAAGCCGGTACGCCGGATGCTCGACAACCTCGGCGACGAACTCCAGGGGCTTGAAAAAAGGAGACAGGCCATCACCGGCAAAATGGGCACGAAGGACGATGCCGTTGCCCCGGCGCGGCAGAAGCGCAGGGAGCAGGCTTCGCTCGGCGATCTCGAAGCGAGAGCGGCGCGCGATGAGAATTTTTTTCAGGGCCTTGCCGCGATGGTTTCAAGCCGGCCGGGGAGTTTCGATTCGGTTCCCCTTATCATGCCCGTTGAAGGGAAGCCCGTCATCAGCGCACGGTTTGAAAAGGAATTGGACCCGTTTACCGGCACCATGAAAAATCATACCGGAACGGATTTCATCGGCGTTGTCGGAACTCCCGTCATTGCGACGGCATCGGGCACGGTTTCCCGGGTCGAAGACGGCAAGATCTGGGGAAAACGAATTTTGATTAACCACGGCTTCGGGTACGGCACGGTGTATGCGCACCTTGGCACGGTGCAGGCGTTTGCCGGCAAGAAGGTGAAAAAAGGCGACTGCATCGCCCTCATGGGGCTCTCGGGTTTTACGAGCGGGCCGCACGTCCATTACGAAATTTGGTATCGGGGAAAGCCGGTCAATCCGGAAGACATGTTCTATCCCGATTCCGACGCGCTCGCGCCCGTCGCGCTACGGTAG